A window of Rosa rugosa chromosome 7, drRosRugo1.1, whole genome shotgun sequence genomic DNA:
AAACAGTCTCCTTATCTATATTAGTTAAATGTTTTTTTCGCaataaatgaaatcaaacaaTCATTTGTttgcaacaatatttaattttcttttaaacGAATATATTAAGcaagaaaaagagtacaagTAGAATTGAAAATAGCATAAAAATATCACAACAatatttgattttcttttaaatGAATATATTAAGCAAGAAAATAGCATAAAAGGTACCGCTGCAAAAGAGAATTGAACTGGGGACCTCTATATTAGCATAGCCAAGCCTAACCACTGCACCAAGCTAACAATACACGATTGTAGGTAACTGAACTTGATTTGTATGTTGAGAAGTtgagtggggcacgggacccactgggTCCCCACATGCCTCGTCCCTGATCATGAATTATTTCGGTTGCGtataataataaaaagttaAGAAGTATTTATCTTGTCTCGGCCTCTCTCCAAAGAAGGTGTCTTAAATAACGACAAATTATATGTTGATAGATTAGTTCATTGGCAAACTTAGCTAGggttttgataatttttttttttttgggagctTTGGGCAATTGAGCTATATTATTCCAAAGAAGAAAGCTTACTCATCCAATTAATCGTATTTCAATGATCCAATCTCAATATATACTCAACACACATTTAAACATGCATTGACCGAGTGTAGCATGTAATTTGTCATTAAAGTACTAATTAGATATTTACGTTTTCTTTTTCCTACAATAGAGTACGTAGCTAAATATTTGCCAAAATTTCTTAAACAGACTTAGTTGTGCATTAAAATTAGTAAGAAAATTGTAAAGAGCTAAGCATACGGTAGTCAATGATCGAAATTGCTTAGGAAAAGCTAGGATAATGGTAACTAAACAATCTAAATCCATGAATCCAAGTATATGTGTACCTCTATAGCATAAAAATCAAGCTGCAAAAAGTGTAGATAGGATTGATCATGGGACAGAATAATGAGTATGGCAAGCTCCATACTTTGAATTCTCTTTTAACTAGTCTCCCACTCCATTGAGGTTAAGGCCATACACGTCATCAAATAAGTCAGCAATAATGCTATTCCCAATGATATGGGACATTGGGATAATGAAAATGAAGATGTTATCGTGTCACGTCCTATCCCCAACTAAATGGGGCAGAACCGCAGAAGATATTTTGAAACATTTTAAGTTTTCACACAAAGGAAATAATTGCTTCTATAATTGTTGTCACATGAGAAGGTTCTTGAGTTCTCTTTAGTTGTTTCCACAACGAATGGGTGATTTGTTTGGTGGCTGGGAgttcaagattttttttttcatttttgtggCTGGTATTTGGTTTACGAAGTTTGAAAGGTAAAACCACTCCAACTCTAGCCGGTTATTTTAGTCGTGGTTTACTGTTTACATCAATGTTATTTATGCCACATGACATGAAGATATAGAACAACTGTTcaagtggttttttttttgttttttttatgacaaagAAGTGTCGAAGTGTTAAACTATGGGCTCATCAAGTTTGTGTGTATCATGTACATAGGTACACATTGAAGTGATTGAACCTTAAACTAACAATAAGGAATGATACACAATTCTACATACATTATATTCTATATAATTAGTGTAGTTTATTCAGATAAATTAAATTTGTTGACCAAATAGTAACATTATAGATGCAATATTAAATAAATAACATTTAAACATTAACTGAGTAAAACTTCTCAACCTTAAAAATTATGATATTGATGCCGTCAAAAAATTACAGATGGTTTGTGGACACAGAGACGCTTAAACCCTAACCTCAAATGATCGAGTGCCGGGAACCCTCCATTTTGTTCCTTTTCAAGggaaaacccagaaacctcTATAAGTTTCTAAGCAAAACCCATGTAGCCCATAATACCCGCCACAAATCCAAAACCAACGTCCATCTCAACAAGACGCAATCCGCCACGTAATACCGCCAATCCCAACTCTGTGGCCGTTGGGAATTCGTAAGCCAATTTCCATGATCTCATTTCACTTTCACTTTTTTCTCATCACAGTGATCACACTCCTATAAATTCTTCAAATTGCCTTCTCTGTTTTCCCAAGAGACAAATCTCGCAGACAGTTTTGCCTAATTCAGTTTCACTTCCTCTTGTTCCTTCAAACCCTCCATTAATTTGATAGCAAGCTTTCGACTTGTGCTGCAATCAATGGCTGCTTCAATCTCAACAACCATCGGAGCTGTTAACAGAGCACCGGTACTGTGGGATTTTCCCGCCCTTTTTGTAACCAACCCAACTTTGATTTCCTTTGATTTCGTCAATTAAACTCATCAATTTGAAACATTTATACCCTTTTCTCATTGTTTTCACTTTCTCTCTTGACTTTTGGGTCTGATACACTGATCTTTTGCCAATTTGGTACAACAAACTTTCttgcaagtttctattttcgaCCCTTTTAGGTTGTGATACTGGTTTTCCATGTTCTGGGTCCTTGATTTCTTAAATTTTGCGGATTTTTTGGTTATTGGTGCAGTTGAAGTTGAATCGGTCAGGTGCttcatcttcatttccgagcTCTGCTTTCTTAGGCAAGAATTTGAGCTCCAAAGTCACCCAAAGAAGGACTTCATCTCGGAATTTCAAAGTTGCTGCAGAATACGATGAGGAAAAGCAGACCTCAAAAGACAGATGGGGAGGACTTGCTTTCGACACTTCAGATGATCAGCAGGACATCACCAGAGGAAAGGGAATGGTGGACACTCTGTTCCAAGCTCCAACTGGTAGTGGGACTCACCATGCCATCATGAGCTCCTATGATTACATCAGCACTGGTCTTCGCCAGTAAGTACTTGATCAGGTTTTAAACATTTGAAGGACGCCAACTTTCTTGATTTTGATCCATTTAAGTCAATTGGTGCTTTTGAAATTTGTTTCAGGTACAGTTTGGATAACGTTATGGATGGCTTCTACATTGCTCCAGCTTTCATGGATAAGCTTGTTGTTCACATTACTAAGAACTTCTTGAACCTGCCAAACATCAAGGTTGGTCAATTTTTTTTGGATCTTGATCCAAATTTGTTTGCTTTGGTTTCTAATGTAGCTAAATTGTTTGGGGTACTCATAATTGCTGTGACAGGTTCCTCTTATTTTGGGTGTCTGGGGAGGCAAAGGTCAAGGAAAGTCATTCCAATGTGAGCTTGTTTTTGCCAAGATGGGAATCAagtatgcaaattttcagcgcGTCTTTCTTTCTTCTGCTTCCTTGCCTATGAACTTGGTTACTGTTTAGGATCAACTAAGTTGGAATTTAATGACTAATTTATAGTTACTAAACCATGTTATAATGAATATGAATACTCAGCCCTATTATGATGAGTGCTGGAGAACTGGAGAGTGGAAATGCAGGGGAGCCAGCAAAACTGATCAGGCAAAGGTATCGTGAAGCAGCAGACATCATCAGCAAGGGCAAAATGTGCTGCCTCTTCATTAATGATTTGGATGCAGGAGCTGGAAGACTTGGTGGAACTACTCAATACACCGTCAACAATCAAATGGTGAATGCTACCCTTATGAACATTGCAGACAATCCGACCAATGTCCAACTCCCTGGTATGTACAATAAGCAGGAGAATCCCCGTGTTCCCATTATAGTCACCGGAAATGACTTCTCCACATTGTATGCCCCTCTCATCCGAGATGGACGTATGGAGAAATTCTACTGGGCGCCTACTCGTGAAGACCGAATTGGTGTCTGCACAGGAATTTTCAAGACTGATAATATTCCTACTGATGACATTGTCAAGCTTGTTGACACCTTCCCTGGTCAGTCAATTGGTAAGTTTTGCCCACTCTTTGACACAAATTGGTACACGAGGCATCACAAAACAAACCACAAACAAGAGATTGATATCATTGTGTTTGCATGTAGACTTCTTCGGTGCCCTCAGGGCAAGAATTTATGATGATGAAGTGAGGAAGTGGGTTGCAAGTGTTGGAGTAGAAGGTGTTGGGAAGAGGCTTGTTAACTCAAAAGAAGGACCCCCAACTTTCAATCAGCCAAAGATGACACTTGAGAAGCTCCTCGAGTATGGAAACATGCTTGTGCAAGAGCAGGAGAATGTGAAGAGAGTCCAACTGTCTGACAGATACTTGAAAGAGGCAGCTCTCGGAGACGCCAATGACGATGCCATCAAGAGTGGCAACTTCTATGGTTAGGCTCTTCATCCTAAAGGCCTTGATGATAGGGTTGCATCTGGCTTTAGGATTTATAGAGGAACAACAAACTGAGGAGAAAGTATTAAAGCCATTTTAATATTTGTTTGGATGCAGGCAATGCAGCTCAACAGATTAAACTTCCTGTCCCTGAAGGCTGTACTGATCCATCTGCTGCAAACTTCGATCCCACAGCTAGGAGTGACGACGGGAGctgcctataccaattttagaGTTGTAATGTAGGGATTTAGCATATACTAAAATGAATGTGCAGCCATTCTCATGCTTCAAGTCAGCAGTACATGTGTTCAGCCTCAATACCTGTCAGTTAATCTGTAAGGTAAAGATTTCTGAGTAAAATATATCAGAGTGATGAAAATTAGTCAAATACCATAAACATATAGAAGTGTTCAACTAAATTCTGCTAGTCCTACACCAGTGTGTACCAAAAACAGCAACATGAAAATCTAATGGAGAGGCCCATGCTTCACAGTTTACATTTTCAAAGAGGTCCTAGGTTCAACCAGAGGACTCCTTCTGATGCCAATCATTCAGTAGTCTTAAACTTTCTTGTTTTGAGTGGTTTGCCCTTGTTAGTCTGAACAACTCAGGTCTATTGGGATCAGGATGAATTGCTTGGCCCTAGCCTATTAAAAATCAATTCATCAAACTACAAGATGAACATAAAATGTAGAATAATACTGTAGTGGTGTGTGTATTATTAATCCATTATGCAACCCTATCAATTACAGCCAACcagaacagaaaaacaaaaccaaaaacagcACAAACAAAGACAATACTGTCTTCTGTAAGACCCATATGAAATATTACGCGATCAGTTATGAGAAAAGTAGGCACATGATTAAGTCCAATTGTGTCTGAAACTCTGAATAAACGTACCGGTATCTGTTTTATGATGAAGCCGGTGCGATCTACCAACCCATTATCCCCATGGTTTTGTACCTTATAGCAGTTGGAAATGTCGTAATGTGTGTCCCAATAGAACCAAATGTGCTGTGCCCTGTGCCACAAAACAAAAGCTACAGAAAATTGGGTCTGAACAATTGTCTTAGCAGGGCAAGtgggttttgttttaatccCCCATTCGTTTCTAGCGTCTAAGACATGCACATCTGCAGATTCCTTGATATCTAATCTGGAGAAAACTTTAATGCATGTAGGTGGTATTATTGGACATGTCCCTTTTCATAAAGCGAGCATGGAATCATTGCAC
This region includes:
- the LOC133722314 gene encoding ribulose bisphosphate carboxylase/oxygenase activase, chloroplastic-like; amino-acid sequence: MAASISTTIGAVNRAPLKLNRSGASSSFPSSAFLGKNLSSKVTQRRTSSRNFKVAAEYDEEKQTSKDRWGGLAFDTSDDQQDITRGKGMVDTLFQAPTGSGTHHAIMSSYDYISTGLRQYSLDNVMDGFYIAPAFMDKLVVHITKNFLNLPNIKVPLILGVWGGKGQGKSFQCELVFAKMGINPIMMSAGELESGNAGEPAKLIRQRYREAADIISKGKMCCLFINDLDAGAGRLGGTTQYTVNNQMVNATLMNIADNPTNVQLPGMYNKQENPRVPIIVTGNDFSTLYAPLIRDGRMEKFYWAPTREDRIGVCTGIFKTDNIPTDDIVKLVDTFPGQSIDFFGALRARIYDDEVRKWVASVGVEGVGKRLVNSKEGPPTFNQPKMTLEKLLEYGNMLVQEQENVKRVQLSDRYLKEAALGDANDDAIKSGNFYGNAAQQIKLPVPEGCTDPSAANFDPTARSDDGSCLYQF